Below is a genomic region from Caldicoprobacter guelmensis.
GGCATTTTGACCCTTACTGCTTTTACAATAGGTCTAAAGGATGGATTGGATGTTGGGCGAACCATGGCCTTTGCGGCTTTGACTTTTGGCGAGCTGGTACATGTGTTTAATGTGCGCTCCAACAAATACTCTATATTTAGGATTGGTTTTTTGACAAATCGCTACGTGGTGGGGGCTGTTGTTGTTTCGGCCTTGCTTCAGATTTCGGTGATGGTGGTGCCATTCCTCTCGGATGTGTTTAATGTGGCTCCTTTAAGTTTAAGACAGTGGATGTGGGTAGTAGTTCTTGCCTTGGCACGGCTGGCTGTGGTGGAGATTGTGAAACTGCTAGGATACAATACTACCAAAGATGAGGAATGATGCGCTTGATGATATTTGCGCCTGCTTACCCTAGCTAAGACACAATAATGCCCAATATAGAGGGTGTGTAAATGTGATGGGGAAGTTTCACTCAATTTTATTGAAGGAAGGACACATCTAATTACTGAGGGAACGCAATTGTATCGTTATAATGCTATTTCTGAGGGGATATAAGTATTTGTTATTTGCTCCATAAGCCCAAATGAAGGTATTATAATACCAACAAAGGCTGGATGGCGGGGATTATCCTTGATGGGTATTTCTGGGTATCCCTGCCTCGCTTGAAGTTTTAAGGATAGACGGAGGGAGGAAGATATATGGGCTCATGGGGTTTACGAAAAATTGTCCTTGCGGGAATTTTATCAGCACTGGTGTTTGTGATAACGGCTTTTACCAAGATACCTTCCCCTTTTGCCAAGGCCGCATACTATCATGCAGGCGATAGCGTGATCTATTTAAGCGGTCTGGTCCTGGGGCCATATGTGGCTGCGGTGGTAAGCGGGTTGGGCTCATTTTTGGCAGACCTGTACTTAGGCTATCCTCTTTATATGTTCGCAACGTTTATCATAAAAGGCATCATGGGTGGCATTGCCGGATATTTTCTCTATGTACCTCATGGCAGTGTGTCGTGGTCGAGAAAGCTGCTGGGAGTCGCCCTTGCAGGTTTGTGGATGGCAGTTGGGTATTACATTTTTGAGGTGTATATAATAAGGATTGTGGATTGGAGGGCTAACATACCCAACTTCTTTGCAAACATCGGCCAGGCACTGGTGGGGGCAGTGATTTTCTTGCCACTGTCTAAGGCTGTAGAGAGATTGAAAGATGTTGGTTTTGGGATAAAAAGGTAAAAGGGTTGCGATGATTGATTTCAACTTGCGGTGTCAATTTCGGTTAATTATACAAATGATAGTAAGGGGGCCTCCCTTTAACTATTGAAGGCCTCCAAAATTTTATCGTTCAACAGTTTGTATTTTGGCAGTCAGCATATCTTGAGCAGGGCTTTTCAACTCATTTTCTACCGGAATAAGCCTTGTTTCATATTGTTCAATTTTAAAATTTAGTCTTTCCAAGGCTCTATTCATTTCTTCAATACGGGATATGAGTTTATCACGCTGTTCGATAAGGATTTGCTTTCTGGCCTCTATAGTTTTGTCACCTTGTTGGAGCAGCGTGACATACTCAATGAGCGTTTCAACTTGAACACCTGCGCTGCGCATACATTTAATAAATTCAATCCACCTGCAGTCTTCCTCTGTATATTCGCGGATACCGCTTTTGTTGCGATTTACCCGGGGGATCAGCCCAATACGCTCATAGTAGCGGAGTGTATCTGGCGTAAGGCCATATTTTTTGCTTACTTCTGCAATCGTCATGCGCTTTTACCTCCAATCTTCAATATCATTTATAATCTGGAGTTAACTCCAGGTCAAGGGGTTTTTTAATAGTAGCACTACATGTGCTACTATTAAAAAATTCGGATATAATTCATGTTAAAATTATAATTTTATATTGTTCTAAACATTTTCTTAATAGTTCAATTATATTAGCTTAAAGCTGTTTAAATCAATCTTCAGTGATTATTCGATAAAAGTTTACAAAACGAGTGTGATCTGCATATTTTTGGCTATTTATCTTCTTCTATTTTAAGGTGTGAATAATATTCATCAGAAACAGGTTCCATCCATATAACTTCACCCTTTTGAGGGTTGGTGGTAATGGCGATATGCGAAAGCCAGCTATCCGGTGCAGCTCCATGCCAATGTTTTACATCAGGCTGGATTTTTACAACGTCGCCTTCTTTGATTAATTGTACAGGACGGCCTTCTTCTTGATAATAGCCTTTTCCTCCAGTAATGAGCAAAATTTGTCCACCAGGATGTTTATGCCAGTTATTCCGTGCCCCCGGCTCAAAAGTAACATTAGATACTGTACAATTAAAGATACCGTCGTTAGGTACCAATCTTTCAACCCAGACTGTTCCTATAAAATAGGCATTTTGAATTTGTTGCCCTTTCGGGAAAATTATTTTGAAACTTGAGTCTCTTGATTCAATTTTGTCCATCCTTTTTTCCCCCTCTCAGCTACGATACCCTATGATATAAAACCAAGTCTCATAAGCCAGCCGGCGAGGTCTTTATCCGCTCTGTTAACATTGCTTCCTCTTATGGCTATACCGGACAGTACCTCTGCGTTGGGGCAGAGTTTCTTGATATCTCGTTCACTGTTTCCCATTCCGCTGCCTTCATGGGTGCAAAATGGAACAATGGTTTTTCCCGAAAAATCATAAGATTCTAAAAATGTGAATACTGCCATCGGCATAGTTCCCCACCAATTAGGATAGCCGAGGAAGATCACTTCAT
It encodes:
- a CDS encoding ECF transporter S component; the encoded protein is MGSWGLRKIVLAGILSALVFVITAFTKIPSPFAKAAYYHAGDSVIYLSGLVLGPYVAAVVSGLGSFLADLYLGYPLYMFATFIIKGIMGGIAGYFLYVPHGSVSWSRKLLGVALAGLWMAVGYYIFEVYIIRIVDWRANIPNFFANIGQALVGAVIFLPLSKAVERLKDVGFGIKR
- a CDS encoding MerR family transcriptional regulator encodes the protein MTIAEVSKKYGLTPDTLRYYERIGLIPRVNRNKSGIREYTEEDCRWIEFIKCMRSAGVQVETLIEYVTLLQQGDKTIEARKQILIEQRDKLISRIEEMNRALERLNFKIEQYETRLIPVENELKSPAQDMLTAKIQTVER
- a CDS encoding (R)-mandelonitrile lyase produces the protein MDKIESRDSSFKIIFPKGQQIQNAYFIGTVWVERLVPNDGIFNCTVSNVTFEPGARNNWHKHPGGQILLITGGKGYYQEEGRPVQLIKEGDVVKIQPDVKHWHGAAPDSWLSHIAITTNPQKGEVIWMEPVSDEYYSHLKIEEDK
- a CDS encoding flavodoxin; its protein translation is MASSKILVTFFSHSGNTKVIAKKIQQLTGGDMFEIKTIKSYPEDYYKTTEVAKEEKRQNVRPELANKLDDISSYEVIFLGYPNWWGTMPMAVFTFLESYDFSGKTIVPFCTHEGSGMGNSERDIKKLCPNAEVLSGIAIRGSNVNRADKDLAGWLMRLGFIS